AAGAACCAAACTGTTTATTTGTGCAGGTTCCTTTTAAGGTAAACTGTTCTCACTAAAGATAAAATTGCCTATTCTGTTGGCGAGTGATGAAAAAAGTGACTGCTGCATCAAGGATGTGCAGGAGACTCGTGTCTCTGCCATCCCCTGTCCTGCTGACGGAGGCCCAGGTCATGAAGCTTCTGAACTACAGTCAGTCCGCAAGCGGGTAACAGGAATGGCTGACGAGCTGAAAACCACTTACATTGGGTATTAGAGAATTTTAAGTTaatgtgtaaatatatacagtatatatattaaaatgaattttaAGTAAGAAGAAATGACCAAACCATTCATTTATATTGATGTATGGAAAATcttgtatatttgttttgtatatataaagaaaaagatTTATATTCATGGTGTTGCAGTCGGTAATTTGAAGTTTTTAATGGACACAGCGGGAACCAAAAGCACAAGTGATAATCTCAGCTGGTAGTATCAGAATCTGTGTTCGTCAGAGTCTGGAGGTTCATTTTTGTCTGAAGGGGTGGACTCTTTGTTGCTTCTCTGCGCTTTCCAAATGGTAAACAGTCCCCGAAGTGAGAAAACAACAGCGATGAGTGAGAAGTAGCTTGCGTTTATGATGAACTGCAAAAAAAGCATTTATAACAGTGATGGGAGGACATGTAAACACTTCTGCTACATCGACAGAAAACCTGACTGACATTTTCTGATCAGACTGCTCACCTGAGGAATGATGCTCAGGCCCAGTCCTCTGCTGTCAACCACAATAGCAGTGATGATCGTCTGCAGAACCAATGCTCCAAAGGTGTTTGCTCCAAAGACCAGTGCATATCTTTCCATTGACAGGTCGGCTGCAATCTGGAACCTGAGAGAAGTATTGTtgatttaaatgcattttttccTGTTCTGCCTGCAATAAAATCAGTCTGAattatggttaaaaaaaaaaaaaaaatccttacaTGGCTATTGTTATCAGCATCATGTACAGGCTCTTGAAAATGACGTAACCAGTGTAGCAGACCCAGATGTTGCTGATGAAGGTCATGAGGAAGAGTGCAGCTGCTCCGAGTCCAGAGAAACCCCCCAGGGCCAGCTCTCCCCAGTGTTCCCATCTCACCTCAGTGTAGCCTACACCGTAGGCCGTAGCTGCACCTGCAAAACACATTGATTTAAGATTATTGTAGTAGAGATGACATATGAATGAGCACTAAGAAAATGGGTTTGACATCTATCCCCAAAGGCTGTCGAGTCATTTCCCTTTtgtaacaaaatataaactTTGAATATGGTATAAtagaagcatttttttttctttccttgtcCATATTCTGCACTGgcaacttttatatgatgttgCTTACTCAACAGGTTGGACGCTGCCTCCACGCCTCCATTGTAGATGCTGAAGTTCTGAGAAGGCTGCACATGCTCCCACAGCACCTGCCGGGACATTGCAGTGATCATTTaggtcagtggttcccaacctttttacttacgggaccccttttctatcactGAGTAAACAGacaacccctgactaagtgataTATTTTAtggttatttcatattatattcaatttataaCAATAACAGCACAGAACAACTAATAAATTGTACAATTGAAcaaaatagtgaacgcaataactgcaggaagttcgTGTAAAACAAGATATTTGGATGTCTTTTGTAccgattatttcctgtgaatgttGCATCAGAGATGAATTTTCCTGTTagttttaggaacttttaatacaaatctctattatatttgtttttgtttttaattttaacaATCATAGGCTTCTTctgtttttgacaaattcagtgttttcttctccctgacgcttggaCACTGTTTGATcagctctttgtttgttttaactgcgtactttttctaatgcaggacgaggctgtttaacagagagggaaggctctgtgggtatagcttgtgttcaggtcttcacagTGTCCTCGTCCAGTGAGATTTATATCatataataatccaaactttaaaaataataatttattttagtactgtatattttttttaaaatgttgtcttacaccacttaaaatcaagaaggccttgtGACCCCTGGTGAAGCTTTGGTGACCCCTAATGAGGGTTAGGTGTGAATACTAaaaatagccatgttcgttgtttacgttcattataaTAATTTTGGAGGGAGACCTGAAGGGATGGACTGTCAGTGTTACCAACTTGCTgactttctcactagatttagggacttttggagtttATGCTGCTatctactttcattggaaaagagatggcaccactgggctgggtttttcggttggatatttttttttaaatctagcgtactcttgctagtttcttaagattaccaaccctatcTTTAAAGTGATAACTTGATcttatatgtgcaaataaagcAGGTGTGTAGCTTTCTAATATCAACTTTGTTTATGTTGCCTTGTGTTGTGCCTTCACAACTGACCTGCACATAGTTGACAGTCTGGTTATAGCCGCAGGTGGCCATTGCCCACCACACTGACCAGTAGAGCAGCTGTCTGGAGGAGTAGCAATGACGGAAGTCCCTCCACAGCTGGAGGATGACTTGGCTGCAGCTCTCTGCGCCAACCGACTTCCCAAGGTCCTCAGCCTTAGGCCCTTTCTCATCCAGTTCTACTCCTCCTGTTTCATCCTCTGTTTCTCCTTTCTCCACCTTCTCATCTCCCATTTCTTCCATTGCCCTGTTTGTGTGTTCTGTTGCATCCCCAGTCCAATCTACATGCCTCTTTATTCCCTTTGTTGCGGTTGTCTGTCCAGCATGTCTGCGGTGAAAGAACATGCTCTGCTGTGGCATTGGCAGAAGGAAGGACACGAGGACGGCGATGGCGGTAAGAACTAGAGTAAGCACCATGATGTTGTCGTAGGACATGAGGTCGAAGCTGACGAGCAGCTGGCCCAGCACAGAGCCCACTGTGTACCCCAGGAGCTGGACACTGCGGCTGTAAGAGGTGGCCTTCCGGTACCTCTTCAGATCCACCACACTGTAGTACACAAATTTAAAATGTCACGTCTGTCCCAACAATGCAAAATGTAAACCCCATTGCTCTGCCTTTTGAGCTACAGTGCATGACCTGTAGATGTAGGAGAAGTAGGCCACCTCGCTGGCTGTCACCATCCCGTAGACGAACTGCATGGCCTGCATTGCTGGAACACTTTTCAGCCAGAGTAGCAACGCTGTGGTGATGAAGAGGGAGACAGCCTGGAACACCACCACAGGCTTGTAACGcagccagtcagtcagcaggAACACCGGCACCAGCACAACTAGGTAAGAGTACGTCCACACTGGGAAAATTTGATTGCTAACCTGATGAGGACACAACacatataatgtaataaatgttAAAGAGCTATTGACAGGATCTGTTTTTCCTCATAGCAATAAATCAAAGGCTTTATAAACGTGATTGGATTTTTACCACTCAGGCAGTAAAGATTGTATTCAACTCTTCAGTGTAATTCACCAActtggattttttttgtaatgatttaACATGTAAGTGTAATTTTTGTAAGTACAAAAACGTTGTTACATTAAGCATTTAGGGTCTTGGTGTCAACGCCACACAACTGACTAGGCAAACTGAAATATTTTAGGCTACTgctttacattattatatatttttcgaaggggacatattatgaaaaactcccttttttagtgcttgtgcacacacagtacatttgggtatctggagagccaaccaacccacaaactgtgaaataagacgacccagtccattttttttgtgagctgcctagatcagaaaacatgtgactcaacaagccattcagatttagctccccttcctatgtcacatgcagactCATTAGAATACACCGCCCACCATCTGAGTATCTCCACCCACAACTTGAGAACTacttttgcaaaggtgcaccatatttttctcacaagccaattagagcagactgggcttttttgggaaGAGGTCTTAAAGatacaggcgctaaaacggagcgtttccaGATAGAGGgggaatacaggtatattcagacagacagtatgagaaaaataatgtgttttttgagcattaaagcatgtaaacatgttctagtagaaatccaaaatacaattatgaacctgaaaacgagcttgatgtgtcccctttaagtcaCTTGTTTTTATACCTGTTCTGTTGTCAGATTCTTGTCCGGTCCTGTCATGTATGGGATGAGGAAAGGCTCCATGGGTTTAACTGTGCTGAAGAATCCGTAAATACACAGCAGAGAAGTAGGATACCTCCAGTCTGTCCTCCATCTCTTCACTGCCTCCATCTTCTGCCGTTCTTCTAcctgtctcaggtgtgtgtttgtattatgttcctctgtgttttaCTCTTTCCGTCTTGCCTCCTTGTGGGAAACACATGTGTTTGTTGAGTGTCGAGCTGGTTTTGTCAATCAACAACCCGGTCAAAGAGCAGCACTACCCTGGTGACGGTCCAGCTCAAACCGAGATACACGTGTCACAGATTAAACAGGAAACCAAACAAATCTCAGGACTTTATATTTGATGTACTTCACTAATCAGTAATAATTGGAGCTTTATTGTGCTGTTTGGCTTGGTCAGTAGGTACTTGTAGAGATAACAAACTGTAGAGGTTATACTGAAAATAGCCATGAGGTCAGTCAGGTTCAGattcaggtgactttatttgtacccgtaggtcgatttgttttgcagcaaaaatagaGGATGGCATCCGTATTGACAATACAGTTCAGACAGTACATGTTCCACAGTTTGACCCTTAATGGTTGTGACTTCAGGTTTACAGGCATGTCTTCTAAAATCAAAGATCATATCTTTGGTTTTTgatatgttaaaggtcccatattataaaaaagtgagattttcaagttttttttattataaagcaggctttagtcctatataaatactgtgaaagtatcgaaacactcaatccacagggaaattcacacagtccgtattcagaaactctgtatttgaaacaagccgttaggatttctgcccattcgtgatgtcacgaatatacaatatttagatccttgacacaattttaaacgtaaaacattctaaatgtgtcccagtttattcctggttgcagtgaatgtgaatgtcatcagctgacaagaagtacACATCGACCCAAGCTGTTGACTAGCAATGTTAGTGCAATTCTTTTACAATTccatcaaaatgcgctaaaacggagcgtttcagacagagggtaaatacaggtatattcaggttgacagtatgaggaaaataaagtttgtttttttacattaaagcatgtaaacatgttgtagtagaaacacaaaatacaagtatgaacctgaaaatgagcatgatatgggacctttaagttgcaGATATGATTTCTCACACCATTTGACAAAGTCATCAATTATAGGGCCATGGCTGCTTTCATTGCTCTGAAGCAGACTAACAATTACTCAGTCATCCGCATTCTTTAAAATAGTTGATTTTTAAAAGTGctctgacacatactgtattagtGTAAGTGATATATAGCAAGGGTGAGAGCACGCACCCTTGTGGGGAGCCAGTTGAAGAGCACACTTTGTTTGATTAAAACCCATTGACTCTGGCTCTCTGTGTTCTGTTTGTTAAAAAGTCTAAAATCCAGCCCACAAGATTGTTACTTAagttaaaatgttctaaaagcCTGTGGGTTAAAATGTTGGGGCATGATAACCatttccctccaggtgtttAAAAAGCAGGTGTGATTGTGGCACCCTCCACTCCTCTGTTAGGCCGATATGCGAAACTGCAGCGGATCAAAtgcatgtttggtgtttttcttAGTCGGCAACTAAGAGCCACTGTTGTATCTAGGGGCACCATTTTGGAGGCAATAAGAAGCTCAGTTTTACACTCATTACAGTAATACTGTTGAAGTATGATAATTTTATTCcctataaaaaaaatggaacaaTCATCTTCTCATTTAGTGTTGTGAAGACTTTGTTGACCTTTGGTCAGAAACGCTCAGAAGAGATCACCTCCACAGTGGACTCTGTGTGCTCAGGATTGCGTTGCTTTCTGCAGGCGGTGTAGGTCCCTCGAATCAGAAAGAGCACTGAGATGATGGCGTAGTAGCTGCCGTAGATGATGAACTGCAGAGAAAAGCCCTCAGTCATCCTCAACATTATCGTTTTAGTCATGCTATGGATCATCAAACCTGTCTGCATGCAACAGTGAATTATAACCACAAGGTGTCGCCCTCTCCTCACATTTTAGTGTTTGTTATCCAACAGAAATCTTACATTCTTGATTCAGAGTTGTTTTTTCACCCAGAGTTAGTGGGTGTTAAATCCCCTGTGTTCTGCTATTTAATTAAAGCAATAAATTAATACTTTGTACACACATACCTGTGTAACTACGTCCAGTCCCAATGCAGCTTCATCAACTACTATGACTGTTACGATGGTCTGCAGTGAAAGGGCTACAAAAGTGTTGATCCCAAAATTCAAGGCGTAGCACTCCATGGATAGGTTGGATGCAATCTGAAATCTAAAATACCAAAGCGCTTATAATTTCTGAATGTCACAGATATTTAGAAGCAATGCAAAATAGAGCTGAGGAAAGTAATCAACTTTTTTAATAGCCATTTAATAGTTTGGGTCACTTTTCAAGCAAAAGTGAGTGGCAAAAACTCACATTAACACTGTTGGAGATATTCTACAGTGAACTTACGTTGTGATGGTGATGAGAAGCATATAGCAGGACTTGAATATGACATAACCAGCATAGCATGCCCAGATACTGCTGGTGAGCGccatcagaaacacagcacCTGACCCTACGGCTGAGAACAACCCCAATGCCAGCTCTCCCCACACGTCCCAGGACACCTTGATGTGGCCCACGGAGAAGGCCGCTGCAGCACCTGGCCCAGTGGAAGAGAAGGATGAAGTGATTAATCTGTGCATCCTTACtgtgattcattcattaatCCTATAACAACATCATTTCTTTCCTTGAACAATGGCACAAACAGCAATGCGGCTTCTGAAACAAAACCTTATGCACACACATGCCTTTGCTGGCCTCCGCAGCACCTGCCTATTATGATGTACCACTTTCACCCGGCTCTTGGAATCAACTATCAGCAATAATCTGAGAATCCATTACCTCCTAACTCTATCTCCTTAATTGAAGCAattactcttcttcttctcatgcTGAGCCAGGTTGAGCATAAGCCAGCTGGACCACGATGCTGCTATTCcctttttaaaatcaatacacattttccatttaatcAGGTATCCTGTATAACTAAGACTGGCatggttgttttcttttaattgcAAGTTTTTATAGGTATATGGGCCATCAGACAAGGCAGCTTTTAATAAcattgttacattttatttcgCTCCATATAATGTGGTTGTGCTGCAGTCTTCTGCCCTCGCTTGTTAGATTACAGTGTCCAAAAGCAACTTTCACTCTCTGATTAAATGTGCTTGTGTACACATTATTCTTAGAAAACTCAAATCTTTAGTTTATGAGTGCTGAATCCTGTTTCCATAATACTGTTTTTGGAggttaatgtttatttaaagctggtgatattctatattcccgttgtcaaataaaaaagtataaGAGGAATAAGCTCTATCAAGCCTCAgctacacagacaatacttgttagtaggataatttcattgtttattttggccttttcatgggatttgttgacattaAGCAAAATCTATAATATCACCAGATTTATGCTTTAACAACTGCACTTGATTCTGAATCAGACAGAAGTTTCTGATTGTCCTGGGTTTTTGGTTGTcgtctgtttcctgttttattttgaaagtcactCTCCTCTTGTGTCATGCTTGGTTTTACTTCCTGAAATGAgaaccacaatttttttttttttgtgtctttttctttctgtatgGTTTTCTCTCTtgtacacacacatctacaTATAGTCTTACCTACAAGGGAGCATGCAGCCTCTACACCTCCATTGTAGATGGATGATGTGGTAGATGGTTCTATATGGTTCCACATTAGCTGGATGTAGTTGAAAACCTGCGCATAGCCAGCTGTGGCCAAAGCCCACCACAGAGACCAGTAGATTAAAGTCCTGCATGGTGGTCATAATTAAAACATATTATAATCATGATTGTAATTACAATATCCTACTATCTAAAAAAAGTACTACTATGAATACATTATAGAAATGCACCACATTGAGTAATCATATCATTTGTTCATTTGCTGCAATAAAATACATTCAACTATGATACAGGGCAGAATGTGTGTGCTCAGCAGATCTGTACATAAAGTGTAGTGtgtattgattaaaaaaacaaaacagaaagacaATGCCTGGAAGAATAGGACTCCCTGAAGCTTTGCCAAAGTAGATGGGCTGCAGAGGCCACATTTTCCCTGCTGCACCAGCCAGCACTGCCATTATGCTCCATCTTCTCTTTCCCTGAGCCAGCTTCATCCTTATCCACCTCTGGTTCCTCAGGCCCGTCTGCTCCCAGAGGCCCCTCCTGCTGGGACTGCAAGCCCACAGCTGATGCCTGTTTCCCTTTGAAGAACAGGCTCCTCTGGGGCATTGGCAACCAGAAGGAGACGAGAAAAGCCATGCTTACGATCCCCAGAGTGATGACATTGAGGTAGAAGTAATCCAATCCTGTTGATTAGAGTTCATACGTCATCGGCGCTTGCTCAAATTGCTAAAGTCTTTTTGAAATGGGAGATATTCATTATCTGTCTTGCAGAGTATGCTTCATCATAATGtggagaacattttttttttagcattgttTATATTTAGGCTTGAAAGCCTTACCTGCCAGAGATACCAGCAGTTGGCCCAGGGTGGCACCAAATGTATATCCAGCCAGCATGGCACTGCGCAGGTAACCAGTGGCTCTTTGGTAATTCTCAACTGGAATCACGGTGTAAATGTAGGAAAGGTAGGCCACCTCTGTGGAAGTCACTACAGCATAGTTGACCTGTTGTGGGGTGGAACAGTTTTAAAGAGATTGCAGCCTATGATTAAGCATCTTGTACCAGTAATGTGTAACATAATGCAGTCAATCTTTAGAAGTTTTTCTTAAGCAATATGCAACAATACTGAATTATGtctgtttacttttttttaataaacttgTATGTCAGGAAATGCAACACCAAGTGCTGCATCTTTGATTATTCTGAATAAAACTAAAGTGTTATGAAGAACATTATtactacagtcttttcaaacatatttataatgtttttttcagtggACCTGAAGGAAGACCATAGCGGGCAGATCCGGGGCAAAGCAGAGCAGGACATAGTTGGTGACCAGGAAGAGCCCCTGTACCACAATGAGGGGCTTGTGCCTCAGGAAGTCACTCAGGAGGAAGACGGGGAAAAGGCAGGCCAGGTATGAGTACGTCCAGATAGGGAACAGGTAGTTGGTCACCTGTAGGGAACAATAATCTTGATCCAGACACAGTTTCTGCCTCTTCATGTCCATGGCATGTATCTCATTGTCAATCAAAACAAAGGAGTGGTTGTTCTCAGATAAGAGCTCCTAATAAGATATTTGATATATGCAGGCTTAGGAGTAACTATGTGTACATGTCTGTACATagcagtacagtatgtatgtgtctGCGAAGCTTACCACTTCTCCAGAGATGTTCTTGTGTGGTCCAATTAGATATGGTGTGAGGAAGGGCTCTGCTGGTCTGCAGTTAGCAAAAAACCCATAGAGTGACAGGACAGCGGTAGGATACGTCCAGCTGGTGGACTTCAGTGTGGTCAAACTGCTCATGCTTTTACCTCAGCAGAATTTCCCAGAGAtcgtcttttgtttttctttccaggAGCACTTTCCTGAGCACCTTGTTCTATATTTGAAGTCTGACTACCTGGACTATCCCTTGGTTCATTAACTGTTCTTGCAACTATCAGTATGCATAGTAGCTAGAATATACACACATTGTCTAATCTTTATGATCTGCACGTGCCTTAGTCACAGTTTATGAGCAATAGACTTCaacctgttaggaaacagaagAATAGCTGAGAGGTGATGGCAGTAGACTTTCTTCGGGCTTGGCCGACAGTACAATCCTTAAGTCAAACAAGACAGGAGACAATTTAACAGAGAGAAACCTATTATTGGGCAAAGGCAGGCAAAATTTGAGCCTGGGAATAAACTGACTCCCCTTCTGCAGAATAAGGGTATTTATTTATAAGAAGTTATTATTAAGTGATTAATCAGTTCTCTAACTGTATAAAAGTAAATTCAAGAGCATTTATATCAGCTCATTCACCATATAAAACCCAAACCCAAGTTAATGAGTTTGTATTCTATGAGTCTCCCAAAGCAGCTGGACTGACATTGACATGAGAAATATgtagcaaaataaaaaataattaaaataaaaatatttattccTCACTTACCTAATATAACCTGCATCACTGACTTACTAgcataatgtgaaaataaaggTGCAGTAATATAAGATTGTAGCTTGGGTTATTTGTTTTACTCATATGTATATAGCAGACTTGTCATTCAAGTTCTGGGGTGATGTTTATGTTCGTACTGCGCATGCGCGGTGAGCGAGTCTGTCGTCACAGCAACGGTTTGTTGCTAGAGGATGTGAAGTTACATGACAACATGAAACTCAAGCGGTTCCTTCTCAGATATTATCCACCAGGTAATACCAATGATTTCATTTGACTTTAGTCCTTTTAAGGGAATATGCCACTGCCATAGAGGAATGTTTTCAACTTTGACAACTTGCTGTAACTGTAACTTTTCTGCTCTCAGGTATAATCTTGGAATATGAAAAAGGAGGATATTTGAGGACCAAATCAATCGACCTTTTGGATTTGACCCCAGAGTACGTGAGTTGTACCATACagtaaagataagataagataagatatacctTTATTAGATGgttagatagagagatagactttattgatcctgagggaaattcaagtttccagcatcacagttccatagtgcaaaacatgttagtaaaaaggcagtaaaaaagttagtggtgcaaagaacaaaaaaaatataccagatatataaatacaag
The Sebastes fasciatus isolate fSebFas1 chromosome 7, fSebFas1.pri, whole genome shotgun sequence genome window above contains:
- the slc19a3b gene encoding solute carrier family 19 member 3b; translation: MSSLTTLKSTSWTYPTAVLSLYGFFANCRPAEPFLTPYLIGPHKNISGEVVTNYLFPIWTYSYLACLFPVFLLSDFLRHKPLIVVQGLFLVTNYVLLCFAPDLPAMVFLQVNYAVVTSTEVAYLSYIYTVIPVENYQRATGYLRSAMLAGYTFGATLGQLLVSLAGLDYFYLNVITLGIVSMAFLVSFWLPMPQRSLFFKGKQASAVGLQSQQEGPLGADGPEEPEVDKDEAGSGKEKMEHNGSAGWCSRENVASAAHLLWQSFRESYSSRTLIYWSLWWALATAGYAQVFNYIQLMWNHIEPSTTSSIYNGGVEAACSLVGAAAAFSVGHIKVSWDVWGELALGLFSAVGSGAVFLMALTSSIWACYAGYVIFKSCYMLLITITTFQIASNLSMECYALNFGINTFVALSLQTIVTVIVVDEAALGLDVVTQFIIYGSYYAIISVLFLIRGTYTACRKQRNPEHTESTVEVISSERF
- the slc19a3a gene encoding thiamine transporter 2, with amino-acid sequence MEAVKRWRTDWRYPTSLLCIYGFFSTVKPMEPFLIPYMTGPDKNLTTEQVSNQIFPVWTYSYLVVLVPVFLLTDWLRYKPVVVFQAVSLFITTALLLWLKSVPAMQAMQFVYGMVTASEVAYFSYIYSVVDLKRYRKATSYSRSVQLLGYTVGSVLGQLLVSFDLMSYDNIMVLTLVLTAIAVLVSFLLPMPQQSMFFHRRHAGQTTATKGIKRHVDWTGDATEHTNRAMEEMGDEKVEKGETEDETGGVELDEKGPKAEDLGKSVGAESCSQVILQLWRDFRHCYSSRQLLYWSVWWAMATCGYNQTVNYVQVLWEHVQPSQNFSIYNGGVEAASNLLSAATAYGVGYTEVRWEHWGELALGGFSGLGAAALFLMTFISNIWVCYTGYVIFKSLYMMLITIAMFQIAADLSMERYALVFGANTFGALVLQTIITAIVVDSRGLGLSIIPQFIINASYFSLIAVVFSLRGLFTIWKAQRSNKESTPSDKNEPPDSDEHRF